A part of Carcharodon carcharias isolate sCarCar2 chromosome 6, sCarCar2.pri, whole genome shotgun sequence genomic DNA contains:
- the chchd7 gene encoding coiled-coil-helix-coiled-coil-helix domain-containing protein 7 encodes MCPDVGGAVKRSLRMPGNVRKLRDEDVNPCLEETDASRKCLEANNYNKDMCTQYFLRYKMCRKFWNNIMIQRRRNGIRPDMPTANDRKEILEEYKEKPY; translated from the exons GTGCTGTAAAAAGATCACTCAGAATGCCTGGAAATGTGCGAAAGTTAAGGGATGAAGATGTGAATCCATGTCTTGAG gaAACTGATGCCTCCAGGAAGTGCCTAGAAGCAAATAATTACAACAAAGATATGTGCACCCAGTATTTTCTGAGGTATAAAATGTGTCGGAAATTCTGG AACAACATAATGATTCAAAGACGAAGAAATGGCATTCGCCCTGACATGCCAACAGCGAATGATAGAAAAGAAATTTTGGAAGAATACAAAGAGAAGCCCTACTGA